AGACGACAGGGGGATACAGAAACTGTGATCAATTCACACACACAGCACTGGATAATGATTATTTTTTAGCTTTCAAATTGTAAGCATTGAAATAGGTTCGTCTCAATCCGCACATCAACTTAAGTATTGATGTTTTCAACATGACAAGGTGTTGTTGAAAATCAAACAGTAGCTTCACCATGTCGAAAATTATTGATAGACAAATCCTGATGTTTTACGGATTTTTTTGGTTTTGTGCTGAGCAGTTCGTGTAAACCAGAGTTTCATTTTTTCAGACCAACCCTCATAGGAGAAAAACCATGATTTTATGTCCGATTGCTAAAGCCAAAGGATGTGAAAAATGTCCAATATTTAAACCATGTCCACTCAAAAGTGTTGTAGGCGATCAAAAAAAATAATTCTGATCCCTTCTCCAAAGCCTGGTTCAAAATTTCAGGCTTTCAGAAAATAGAGTACACCGGATCTGGTGTACTCTTGTCCCTTGATCATCTGCATATCACTGATAAGGCGCTGATTCTATACGTGATTGATAGTCTCCTTAGGGATACAAACCCGTGTAACTTATAATACTTCTGCTACCTCTTAATAATAGAAAACCATGGAATCTCTAACAATGCACTTAATTGAAAAGATTCAATCGCTTCCACGTTCAAGACTTCAGGAGGTGGAAGATTTTATTGATTTCATCAGTCAACGGGAAGCGGACCGCCAATTGATGAACGACGCCATGCGGACGTCTGAAGCGTCCTTCGCCAAGGTCTGGGACAACTCCGAGGATGCCGAGTATGACCACTTATAATTTTGGGGATGTGCTACTGATTCCCTTTCCTTTCACCGATCAAACCGCGACGAAAAAGAGACCTGCCGTGGTGATTAGTTCCTCACTTTATCAGCAAAGTAAACCGGATGTGATTGTCATGGCTGTCACGAGTCAGGTCCGTTCTGCTCAATTGGTGGGAGAGTTTCTGATTGAGGATTGGAAAGAGGCTGGATTGATCAAACCTTCCGTCGGTAAACCCGTGATTACTACCCTGGAACAATCCATGGTACTTCAACAACTGGGAACTCTCCAAAGCCAGGATTTACAGTCACTGCGAAAGTGTCTGAAGACGATTCTGGGCTAATCATGTCAAGATCAAGAATCCCTGAGCATGAACTCAGAGATTTGTGTCACGAATATTGATTCAGCAGGACCATTTCGGGAGCATGATCGGGCACGGCTTTGATCACCGCAAGAGAAATCCTGTTTTCTGAATTGAGAGCGTTCCAATAGGTTTGGGCAATTTCTGACAAATTACCACGCAAGGGAACCAGCAACGGTGTGCCTGAAAAAGAGGGAAGGGGGGAACCATCGCCCTGATAGGTTGTTACCAGATAGCCATAACCGGGTTCAATGTGCGGATAACGATAAAACGCGTGGTTGGCTGTGTCAGCCTTGAAGGGGTTGGCGGTGAGGATGGACAAACTTGCGCGGGGCTCTGTTCCCAAATCAAGCAAACCTGAAATCCTGGGCGTGAAATTGGGAGCGTCCGGTTCATGTTTTTCTCCTTGCAGACTGTCCTCAAAGGTTTTTCCCTGTTTGAGTCCGTCATGAATCACATCGGTATGACTGCCATTGGTCACAATATACTGACTGCCGAGAACCCTGAACGCATTGTAGATGATCAATGAGGGATCACTCACTTTGGCGGGATCTGCCGGAGTTGTTTTGAGGATGTTGTTTTCATACACAAACTGCCGGTTGCGACTGTTGGCACTGCGTCCCATGATCCAGTACACCATCATCCATTCCCGGAGATCGTTCCTGCCAATAATGATTCCTCTCCCCGGATAGGGATTGGCACGGAGGTGGGTTTCAAGATTATGGACGGCCTGTTTTTCCAGCATAAGACATTTCTCCGACAAGATTAATATTCATAGAGTTCAAACTGTTCCTGATGCAGTTCTTCCAGTGGTTTGAAACTGACGGTCTGGCCAATATCACCTTCAATCTGTTTGATATCGTTCAGTGCTTCACTCTGGAGATATTCATACACATCCGGATTCACAAAAATGACCACGGAACCACGACTTCTCCGTTTGCAACTACGGTAGATTTCTCTGAAAATATCATAACTGACGGTCGAGAGTGATTTGATCTGGCCTTTTCCTTCACAATAAGGACAGGGATCACACAGATACCGGCTCAGATTTTCACGGTCCCGTTTCCGGGTCATTTCAACCAGACCCATTTCGCTGATTTGAAGAATCTTGCTGCGGGCCTTGTCATGACGAAGCTGATCTTTCAGTGCCTGATAGACCATTTGTCTGTGCTGGGCCACTTCCATGTCAATAAAGTCAATGATGATGATTCCGCCGATGTTTCTCAATTGGAGCTGATAAACCAGTTCTTCGGCGGCTTCCAGATTGGTTTTCAGGATAGTTTTTTCATGGCTTTCCTTACCAACAAAACGTCCTGTGTTGACATCAACCGCTGTCAAGGCTTCTGTCTGGTCAATGATCAGGTATCCGCCGGATTTCAGCCACACTTTTTGCCCCAGTGCCCGGTCAATTTCTGATTCAATGCCATAGTGATCAAAGATCGGCACATTTTTGGTGAAATATTCCAGCAGGGAATAGTAACGTGGCAGATAGGTTTTGATGAATGTCTGGACATCCTTGAACTGGTTTTTGTTGTCCACCACAAATTTGCGGACTTCTCTGGAAAGCATATCCCGAATTGTCCGGAAAATAATATCCAGATCGGTGTGAAGCAATGCCGGAGCCGGGAGTTCATTGAACTTTTTAAGAATTGTCGCCCACAACGACACCAGATAATTGATGTCAGAACGTAAATCATCCTCGTCCCGGTTTTCTGCAACAGTGCGGATGATGAATCCTGCTTTGTCAGGCCTAAGTCGGTTGACGATTTCCTTGAGCCGTCCGCGTTCCTTGTCATCAGTGATTTGACGGGAGACACCAAGGGTGTCGGTGGTGGGCATATGCACCAGATTTCTTCCCGGCAATGAAACATGGCTGGTGATGCGTGCGCCTTTGGTGCTGATGGGTCCTTTGGACACCTGAACCAGAACATCCTGGCCTTCCTGAAGCAAGTCCTCGATTACTTTTTTTTCTTTTTTTGACGATGGTGCCACCTCAGGATCAGTGGAAAATGCCCCTTCCGGAAGCACATCATCCACATATAAAAACGCGGCTTTTTCTTCGCCGATATCCACAAATGCCGCTTCCATCCCCGGAAGCACCTTGAGGACTTTCCCCTTATAAATGTTGCCTACGATTCCACGTTCTTTTTGTCGTT
This portion of the SAR324 cluster bacterium genome encodes:
- a CDS encoding toxin-antitoxin system, antitoxin component, Xre family protein, whose translation is MESLTMHLIEKIQSLPRSRLQEVEDFIDFISQREADRQLMNDAMRTSEASFAKVWDNSEDAEYDHL
- a CDS encoding type II toxin-antitoxin system PemK/MazF family toxin; the encoded protein is MPSMTTYNFGDVLLIPFPFTDQTATKKRPAVVISSSLYQQSKPDVIVMAVTSQVRSAQLVGEFLIEDWKEAGLIKPSVGKPVITTLEQSMVLQQLGTLQSQDLQSLRKCLKTILG
- a CDS encoding inosine monophosphate cyclohydrolase, which gives rise to MLEKQAVHNLETHLRANPYPGRGIIIGRNDLREWMMVYWIMGRSANSRNRQFVYENNILKTTPADPAKVSDPSLIIYNAFRVLGSQYIVTNGSHTDVIHDGLKQGKTFEDSLQGEKHEPDAPNFTPRISGLLDLGTEPRASLSILTANPFKADTANHAFYRYPHIEPGYGYLVTTYQGDGSPLPSFSGTPLLVPLRGNLSEIAQTYWNALNSENRISLAVIKAVPDHAPEMVLLNQYS
- a CDS encoding Rne/Rng family ribonuclease, which encodes MKDIIINYTPHETRVAIIEDGLLSEIHYERQKERGIVGNIYKGKVLKVLPGMEAAFVDIGEEKAAFLYVDDVLPEGAFSTDPEVAPSSKKEKKVIEDLLQEGQDVLVQVSKGPISTKGARITSHVSLPGRNLVHMPTTDTLGVSRQITDDKERGRLKEIVNRLRPDKAGFIIRTVAENRDEDDLRSDINYLVSLWATILKKFNELPAPALLHTDLDIIFRTIRDMLSREVRKFVVDNKNQFKDVQTFIKTYLPRYYSLLEYFTKNVPIFDHYGIESEIDRALGQKVWLKSGGYLIIDQTEALTAVDVNTGRFVGKESHEKTILKTNLEAAEELVYQLQLRNIGGIIIIDFIDMEVAQHRQMVYQALKDQLRHDKARSKILQISEMGLVEMTRKRDRENLSRYLCDPCPYCEGKGQIKSLSTVSYDIFREIYRSCKRRSRGSVVIFVNPDVYEYLQSEALNDIKQIEGDIGQTVSFKPLEELHQEQFELYEY